The window TAAACAATCGTTGGTTGGGTGATTTTGCCATGCCGCAATCGATTGTGATTCGCGGTGGCGCGGGGCAGGACTATATCGTGGCGGCGATTGCCGTACCGACGGAATTTGACTCAACGGGCGATGAATTCGCTGCTAGCGACCTCGTTTTTGCTAGCGATCTATTGCGGGATGCCCTCGGTTTGTAGCGCGAATCGCCGATCTTCTGCGTCCTCGCAAACTTCCCTTGACCCAGTTGCCAGCGGTTTCTATAGTCCCGCCGCTTGCATCGCGGCAGGTTCGCAGGATTTCTTGAGTCAAAGTCGCGATTCAGCCCCATTCAAGCAGATTTTTCGGCAGGCAGCATTTTTGGAGAATGACCCGATGACAGGTACGGAAGCCCAACGCCGGCTGGTTCGCGAAGCACGCCGTCAATTTTTCGCCGTGGCGACATCGGCTGGCCTGTTCGCTGCTGGCCTGCTGAATCTCTCGCCCGCGGTTGCCCAAACCACTCGCGCAGTGGCCCCCGCCGCCCGCCCGCAACCGGCTGCTGCCGGTCAGGCCCCGCGCGGCAATGCTCCGGTCGTGCAAGCTCAAGGCGTGCCGCTCAATCAAGTCACGCCGCGCGTGACCAACGCTCCGGCGCAAACGGCCGCGATCAAGCCCAACCCCACGCAGCTGCAAGTGATGGCCGTCGTCAACGGCGATCAAATCAGCCAGGCCGATCTCGGCCGCGAATGCTTGTGGCGCTTCGGCAAGGAAGTGCTCGAAGGGATGATCAACCGCCAGTTGATCGCTGAGGCTTGCTCGCAGAAGAAGATCACGATCACCGCGCAAGACATCGAACAAGAGATCGAGCGAATCGCGCAGAAGTTCGGTTTGCCCAAGGACAAGTGGATGCAGTTGCTCCGCGACGAACGGGGCTTCAGCGAATCGCAATACAAGCGCGAAGTGGTGTGGCCGATGCTCGCTCTGCGTCGCTTGTCGGCTGACAAGACGCAGGTCACACAGGAAGAAATGCAAAAGGCGTATGAGTCGGAGTTCGGTCCCAAGGTGCGGGCCCTGCTCATCGTTCACAGCCAGAAGCAAATGGCTGAACGGTTGCTGGCCGAAGCGAATGCCAATCCGGCAACGTTCCGCGACTTGTCGAAGCAATACAGCGACGACCCGGGTGTGGCGTCGGCTTATGGCGTGATCCCGCCGATCCGGATGCACATGGGCGATGCGAATCTCGAACGGATCGCCTTCAGCTTGAAGCCCAATCAAGTCTCGCCGGTGATTCAGGTCGCCGACAAGTACTACATCCTGAAGTGCGAAGAACAGATCGAAGGTCGCATGTTGCCGGCCGATCAGATGACTGCCTACCAGGCCAAGCTGCAGGAACGTCTGAAGGAAGGAAAACTCCGCGGCGTGGCGGCGAATTTCTTCGAAGAAATGAACAAGAGTTCGCAGATCGTTAACTACTACTCGACGACCGAAGAACTGCGCAAGTCGCTGCCGCCGGGAACGGTCGCCACGGTGAATAACCGCCCGATCACCACGCAGGCTCTCACCGAAGAATGCCTCAGCCGTTACGGCCAGGAAGTGCTCGAAGGCGAAATCAGCCGCAAGGTTCTCTCGCAGGAATTGGCCAAGAAGAAGCTGGAAATCACCCAGCAAGATCTCGACGAAGAAGTGGCCCGCGCTGCCGAGATGTACGGCGTGACCGACAAGGACGGCAAGCCGGACGTTAAGCGTTGGCTCGAACAAATCACTGAACAAGAGAAGGCGCCGAAGGAACTTTATATTCGCGACGCCGTGTGGCCGTCGGTCGCGCTGAAGAAGATCGTCGGCAACCAGGTGATCATCACCGAAGAAGATCTGCAGAAGGCCTACGAATCGAATTACGGCGAACGAGTTGAAGTGCTGGCGATCGTCTGCGGCGATCAGCGGCAGGCTCAGCGCGTGTGGGACATGGCTCGCAACAATCCGAAGGATTCGTTCTTCGCCGAGTTGGCCGAGCAATACTCGGTCGAGCCCTCGTCGCGGAGCAACGGCGGCAAGGTTCCGCCGATCCAGCGGCACAGCGGGTCGCCCGAAATGGAAAAGGAAGCCTTCTCGCTGAAGGCCGGACAGATCTCCGGCATCGTGGCGGTCAACGGCCAGTTCATCATCATGCGTTGCCTCGGTCGCACGACGCCCGTCAGCGTCGATCAAGCCGTCGCTCGCAAGGCGTTGCACAAGGACCTCGAAGAGCGCAAGCTGCGAGCCAACATGAGCCGCGAGTTCGATCGCTTGTTGCAGACGTCGCAGATCGACAACTACATCGCCGGCACCTCGCAAAGTGGCAAGGAACGTGCGAACGGCAAGTCGCCGTTCACCAACGGTGCTGTTGCTCCGGCCGGTGGTGCTTCTGCCCCGCGAACCGCCGGTGGCGTGGCTCCGGTTTCGAACAACGTGCCGCGCTCGATGGGCACGATGAAGAAGTAATGCTTCTTCGGAAAATTCGACCGGCGAACTCCGCGCCGGTCGAAGGCTGTCGCTCTGGGCAACATATTTAGCTTGCCCGAGCGTTAGTCCTTAGCACGCCGGCCATATTTGTCGTTGAGATATTTGAACTCAGCGAGCGGATTGTATTCGGGGCCTTTGTAGGCCAGACAATGATGCTTCAAGTAAACGCCTGAATCGGCGTCACGGGCTAATGGCCAGAGGGTATTAATCTTCTTGCCGTCGCTGGGAATTCCGACCCAGCCCCCAGATACTTTGGCGTCTGCCGAATCTTCAAATTCCGGCACGTCGAAGTAGTAACGCAGCAATACATAGATATTGCCAAATGAGGCATCCGGCTCGGTTGCTCCCTGCTTGGCGAGAGCACTGTCGCGCAGGCTCATGACAATGCTCTTGGCATCCTGCGTCGAGAACTTTTGGAACTCCTTGCCGAGCCGGTCGAAAGAATCTCGATGCTTCGGGAGCTCCGCGGCAGGTATGGATTCCCACACGCGGAGTGTGTCTGCCGATTTCACGAACTCCGCAATGCTGCACGTCGGCTCGACCGAGATTGCTACTCGGCAGATAAACAATGCCAAGGCAATTGTGATCGATAGCATCCTTGTCATTGGCTAACCCCGGTTTGGATACCTGGCTTCAATCGTCCGTAGCTCGGCAATGATCGGCGGCAAGTAGGGCTGATCGAACCCGAACGTAAGCTGACAACCATCGACCATACGATCGCAGGCGTTTCCCTGAACCGCAATCCGACCGCACATGTTGCCGCTACTGATCAGTTCCAGCTGACCTTTTCCTATATGGAGCGAGGCGGTTCACCCGTCCGGCAAAATTCGGAGGGAGTAATCGTAATGAATGAGCAGGAACTGTTCGCGACGATTGGCTCCTCTCATTTGCCGCTGTTATGCTGAACGCGGTTGGTAAGAATCCGTTGCTGCGAGCTGTCGCGTGTCACTCATGAAGTCGCCTTTCACAAAACGCAGTGCGATTCACGTAAGCAGATCGCAGCTAGCGCACTGGTTGTTGTTTTATCTCGCATGCCTCGGTTCGCTGGTGACGGCGGCGGAGCCGAACCCTTGGCGGATCGCTCCGCCAATTCTACGCAAGCTTTCTGCCGACCACGAAGCGGCGCGCGATGAACTCTACACACTGATCGACAAATATCAGGATCAGTACTTCCGCGAGCGATACGTCGTGGATATTCCGTTCCGAACCAGCGGGATTCCTCAGGACTACTATTTGCTCATCTACGGCGGCTATGCAAGTTTTGCGAACGAAGCACAGCGGATTGAAGTGCACGTGAAGGATGGTCGGGCCAAGATTGAGCTGTGCGATCACGAGGGCATCTTTCGACTTGAGCGGCCGGCTGACGAGATCGATCGACTGGCCAGGCAACTCGCCTATGCATTCCACTCGACGCAGCGCACGATTAAGGACGATGGGCATTTTCGCGGGCGGGGGATTGGCAGCCATATGCCCCACCTCACCATCGAGATCTATTCGAACGACGACGATGCGCCCTGCCATCTGAAAACACCCGCGTGGCAAGCAACTAGCCACAGCGTTGAGAGTGGCGATGGCTTGAGTGGCTTCATGCATACTCGCCTCGCTGAACGGTTGCACCTGCTCGCGTGGCAGGAAGGAACATTGATCCCTGCGGACGTTGAGAAGCGAGATATCCTAGCTCGATTGAGTAAGGTGCCTGCGCTCAAAACTGACGAAGGTTTCATTCACCGAGTGGATTTGCCGGCGATCGAAACCATCATCTACGGCGAGTTGGCAATCAGCCGACGGCTATCCACGGCTGGCGCTGATCTGCAGCGACTTGGCTGTGCCAACTTGGCGACACATCTGGAGATTGCCACGCTCGACGATCCAGGACCGCGTATTCGGCAAGCGGTGCTGGAAAAGAAGCAGGACAGCTATTTGGCACATTGGGCGATTAAGTTCGCCCAAGATCC is drawn from Anatilimnocola floriformis and contains these coding sequences:
- a CDS encoding peptidylprolyl isomerase, whose product is MTGTEAQRRLVREARRQFFAVATSAGLFAAGLLNLSPAVAQTTRAVAPAARPQPAAAGQAPRGNAPVVQAQGVPLNQVTPRVTNAPAQTAAIKPNPTQLQVMAVVNGDQISQADLGRECLWRFGKEVLEGMINRQLIAEACSQKKITITAQDIEQEIERIAQKFGLPKDKWMQLLRDERGFSESQYKREVVWPMLALRRLSADKTQVTQEEMQKAYESEFGPKVRALLIVHSQKQMAERLLAEANANPATFRDLSKQYSDDPGVASAYGVIPPIRMHMGDANLERIAFSLKPNQVSPVIQVADKYYILKCEEQIEGRMLPADQMTAYQAKLQERLKEGKLRGVAANFFEEMNKSSQIVNYYSTTEELRKSLPPGTVATVNNRPITTQALTEECLSRYGQEVLEGEISRKVLSQELAKKKLEITQQDLDEEVARAAEMYGVTDKDGKPDVKRWLEQITEQEKAPKELYIRDAVWPSVALKKIVGNQVIITEEDLQKAYESNYGERVEVLAIVCGDQRQAQRVWDMARNNPKDSFFAELAEQYSVEPSSRSNGGKVPPIQRHSGSPEMEKEAFSLKAGQISGIVAVNGQFIIMRCLGRTTPVSVDQAVARKALHKDLEERKLRANMSREFDRLLQTSQIDNYIAGTSQSGKERANGKSPFTNGAVAPAGGASAPRTAGGVAPVSNNVPRSMGTMKK